One window from the genome of Parasteatoda tepidariorum isolate YZ-2023 chromosome 8, CAS_Ptep_4.0, whole genome shotgun sequence encodes:
- the LOC107441676 gene encoding nucleolar protein dao-5 — MSKKDQPKKNKPDDEPSEHSSDPSDDTPKDELSPGDDEDSCLLSPPLPAGAEVSPVASGSGARSSKEGKKVTGMMKRCNPFRNKNPKKRRLSSPFSKAKAVFKKTFRKSDTSIQASKPESERHSRKISDPTDYRKVVDLQTRIEPEEGFFQSHSASTSKETETEDGEQTSKEPKPKGFFSHFYSSSKETTDGPEGKKKADPAVQKKPLSPKISKQSWSSDALSIGFFNDGMLPSESSGVPTESTSVDTQDVKSGSSVSPVSSSKEPSTKRSKAEDDDNKSGDSD, encoded by the coding sequence ATGTCTAAAAAAGATCaaccaaagaaaaataagcCAGATGATGAGCCATCAGAGCACTCATCTGACCCATCTGATGATACACCAAAGGACGAGTTAAGTCCTGGTGATGATGAGGACAGTTGTCTGTTGTCCCCTCCTCTCCCTGCTGGAGCAGAGGTATCTCCGGTAGCGAGCGGAAGTGGCGCGAGATCATCCAAAGAGGGTAAAAAGGTCACCGGTATGATGAAAAGGTGTAACccgtttagaaataaaaatcctaaaaaacGTAGATTGTCAAGTcctttttcaaaagcaaaagccgtctttaagaaaacatttcgGAAATCTGATACAAGCATCCAAGCCTCTAAACCTGAATCTGAAAGGCACTCTCGCAAAATTTCTGATCCTACAGACTACAGGAAAGTTGTTGATCTCCAAACAAGAATCGAGCCTGAGGAAGGTTTCTTCCAATCCCATTCAGCGTCTACAAGTAAAGAGACCGAAACTGAAGATGGTGAGCAAACTAGCAAGGAACCAAAGCCAAAAGGTTTTTTCAGTCATTTCTATAGTTCGAGTAAGGAAACCACAGATGGGCCTGAAGGTAAGAAAAAAGCTGATCCTGCTGTCCAAAAGAAACCACTCTCTCCCAAAATATCCAAACAGTCTTGGTCCAGTGATGCTCTTTCAATTGGTTTTTTTAACGATGGAATGCTGCCATCTGAATCTTCAGGGGTTCCTACGGAGTCTACGTCTGTAGACACACAAGATGTTAAATCAGGCAGCAGTGTTTCGCCGGTGTCTTCCAGTAAGGAACCTTCAACCAAACGATCTAAGGCTGAAGATGATGACAACAAGTCTGGTGACTCAGACTGA